In one Candidatus Aminicenantes bacterium genomic region, the following are encoded:
- the rplO gene encoding 50S ribosomal protein L15, with amino-acid sequence MNLSNLKPAKGAVRNRKRVGRGPGSGYGVNAGRGNNGQKSRSGYQHSRGFEGGQMPLVRRLPKRGFTNIFKKEFNIVNLVDLDKCGLSEVKIQDYFDQRLAHKRRAGIKVLANGKLSRKMTIQAHHFSQAALDKIKKAGGKAVVFQGEEN; translated from the coding sequence ATCAATCTAAGTAACCTAAAGCCGGCCAAAGGGGCGGTGCGCAACAGGAAGCGGGTCGGGCGCGGGCCCGGTTCCGGCTACGGCGTCAACGCCGGCCGGGGCAACAACGGCCAGAAGTCCCGTTCCGGCTACCAGCACAGCCGCGGTTTCGAGGGCGGGCAGATGCCCTTGGTGCGCCGGCTGCCCAAGCGCGGCTTTACCAACATCTTCAAGAAGGAATTCAACATCGTCAACCTGGTCGACCTGGACAAATGCGGCTTGAGCGAGGTTAAGATTCAGGATTATTTCGACCAGCGCCTGGCCCACAAGCGCCGCGCCGGCATCAAGGTGCTGGCCAACGGCAAGCTGTCGCGCAAGATGACGATCCAAGCCCATCACTTTTCGCAGGCCGCCCTGGATAAGATCAAAAAGGCCGGCGGCAAGGCGGTTGTCTTTCAAGGAGAAGAAAATTGA
- the rpmD gene encoding 50S ribosomal protein L30 gives MAVKKKADYPRLKIKLVKSLIGRSERQQATVKGLGLRKINSVVIREKRPEILGMINKIGFMLHVEEIEHDQSK, from the coding sequence ATGGCAGTAAAAAAGAAGGCGGACTACCCCCGCCTGAAAATAAAACTGGTGAAGAGCCTGATCGGCCGGTCCGAGCGGCAGCAGGCGACGGTCAAGGGCCTGGGCCTGCGCAAGATCAACTCGGTGGTGATCCGCGAAAAAAGACCGGAGATACTCGGCATGATCAATAAAATCGGATTCATGTTGCACGTGGAGGAGATCGAACATGATCAATCTAAGTAA
- the rpsE gene encoding 30S ribosomal protein S5, translating into MQHYMDSNELFQEEVISIRRVTKVVKGGKNLRFSAAVVVGDKNGQVGMGKGKAREVPLAIKKAVADAKKNIVKVPIINETIPYYKIGAYGASRVVMRPASPGTGVIAGGAVRVIMELAGVKNILTKILHSKNSITVARATMNGLQKLLSPDTFASKRGKSKEDLWQ; encoded by the coding sequence GTGCAGCACTACATGGATAGCAACGAACTGTTTCAAGAAGAAGTGATCTCCATCCGCCGCGTCACCAAGGTCGTCAAGGGCGGAAAAAACCTCCGCTTTTCGGCGGCGGTGGTGGTCGGGGACAAGAACGGCCAGGTGGGCATGGGCAAAGGCAAGGCGCGCGAAGTGCCGTTGGCCATCAAAAAGGCCGTTGCCGACGCCAAGAAGAACATAGTCAAGGTGCCGATCATCAACGAGACCATCCCGTATTATAAAATCGGCGCCTACGGTGCTTCCCGGGTCGTCATGCGCCCGGCTTCCCCCGGCACCGGGGTCATCGCCGGCGGGGCCGTCCGGGTGATCATGGAGCTGGCCGGAGTGAAGAACATCCTGACCAAGATCCTGCACAGCAAGAACTCGATCACCGTGGCCCGGGCCACCATGAACGGGCTGCAGAAGCTTCTCAGCCCCGACACGTTCGCCTCCAAACGAGGCAAGAGCAAGGAGGATTTATGGCAGTAA
- the rplR gene encoding 50S ribosomal protein L18 — protein MITAKYKIKKVKATRLRNALKAKIRGTQARPRLILVKTNKYLYSQVIDDASHQILAAASTLEKDLHAKLKSPKNKEAAKLLGETIAARLQEKNIASVVFDRNVYAFAGRVRIFTDAAREKGIRF, from the coding sequence ATGATTACAGCCAAGTACAAAATTAAAAAGGTCAAGGCCACCAGGCTGCGCAACGCCCTGAAAGCGAAGATCAGGGGCACCCAGGCGCGGCCGCGGCTGATCCTGGTAAAAACCAACAAATACCTTTATTCCCAGGTCATCGACGACGCCAGCCACCAAATCCTGGCCGCCGCATCCACCCTGGAAAAGGATCTGCATGCCAAGCTGAAGAGCCCCAAGAACAAGGAAGCGGCCAAGCTCCTGGGCGAAACCATCGCCGCCAGGCTGCAGGAAAAGAACATCGCCAGCGTCGTTTTTGACCGCAACGTCTACGCTTTTGCCGGCCGCGTCAGGATCTTCACCGACGCCGCCCGGGAAAAGGGAATCCGGTTTTAA
- the rplF gene encoding 50S ribosomal protein L6: MSRLASKPVIFEAGVTVKVDGAWVKVKGPKGELSVPVPEGIEVKIEGSNVHVTRRDDSFKALQGLTWSLVRNAVVGVAKHFSRKIEIVGKGWRSTVKGRVINLQVGHSHPVDFELPAGVSATQENPGSFVLFSHDKQLLGQVCANIQSIRPVEPYKLKGIRLEGQVLRQKVRKAAGV; the protein is encoded by the coding sequence ATGTCGCGTTTAGCATCCAAACCCGTAATTTTTGAAGCCGGAGTCACTGTCAAGGTCGATGGCGCTTGGGTCAAGGTCAAGGGGCCCAAGGGCGAGCTGTCCGTGCCAGTCCCAGAGGGCATTGAGGTCAAGATCGAGGGCAGCAATGTCCACGTCACGCGCCGCGACGACTCCTTTAAGGCCCTGCAGGGGCTGACCTGGAGTCTGGTGCGCAATGCCGTCGTCGGCGTGGCCAAGCATTTCTCACGCAAGATAGAAATCGTCGGCAAGGGCTGGCGTTCCACCGTCAAGGGCAGGGTGATCAACCTGCAGGTCGGCCATTCGCATCCGGTCGATTTCGAGCTGCCGGCCGGCGTCTCGGCCACGCAGGAAAACCCGGGCAGCTTCGTCCTGTTCTCCCACGACAAGCAGCTGCTGGGGCAGGTCTGCGCCAACATCCAGAGCATCCGGCCGGTGGAGCCGTATAAATTGAAGGGCATCAGGCTCGAGGGCCAGGTGCTGCGACAGAAAGTCAGAAAAGCGGCAGGAGTGTGA
- the rpsH gene encoding 30S ribosomal protein S8: MAHTDPIADMLTRMKNAILTEKKDVAIPLSTVKLEIAKILKEEGYISNFKVDKTRLPNQLFVELKYSGKKQNVIEGLKRVSKPGRRVYAEVDGIPQVLDGLGVAVISTSQGIVTGKECKKRNIGGEVLLYVW; this comes from the coding sequence ATGGCGCATACAGACCCCATCGCCGACATGTTGACGCGCATGAAGAATGCCATCCTGACGGAAAAAAAGGATGTGGCCATTCCCCTGTCAACCGTCAAACTGGAAATCGCTAAGATTCTGAAAGAGGAAGGGTACATATCCAATTTCAAGGTCGACAAGACCCGGCTGCCCAACCAGCTTTTCGTGGAATTGAAATACAGCGGCAAAAAGCAGAACGTGATTGAAGGACTGAAGAGAGTATCCAAGCCCGGACGGCGCGTCTACGCCGAAGTGGACGGCATCCCCCAGGTGCTTGACGGCCTGGGCGTGGCAGTGATCTCGACCTCGCAAGGGATCGTCACCGGCAAAGAGTGCAAGAAGCGCAACATCGGCGGCGAAGTCCTCCTGTACGTCTGGTAG
- a CDS encoding type Z 30S ribosomal protein S14 has translation MAKLSSEVKELKKKKYKIRYRTRCRLCGRPRAVYRKFELCRLCFRELSLRGEIPGVTKASW, from the coding sequence GTGGCAAAACTATCATCCGAAGTCAAAGAGTTGAAGAAAAAAAAGTATAAAATCCGCTATCGCACCCGCTGCCGCTTGTGCGGCCGGCCGCGGGCGGTCTACCGCAAATTCGAGCTGTGCCGGTTGTGTTTCCGCGAGTTGTCATTAAGAGGAGAAATCCCGGGTGTGACCAAGGCATCCTGGTAA